A single region of the Macrobrachium rosenbergii isolate ZJJX-2024 chromosome 5, ASM4041242v1, whole genome shotgun sequence genome encodes:
- the LOC136838505 gene encoding uncharacterized protein, with product MSAKASTSERAADGSDDVLTNLTRAQYNEQLDQHQTLLQAKNAELTRLTEMLKSVREQKEPFTKIKATLQAEIIEANKAINAKTEEVTLIKQKLRYHSVKQIDENIERLDYQLRNNNFKPREEQKILDEISMLQRSTKTLKEYEAKQAENKKYRAERSRLIEERNNNYSKIKALHAQEDEIKKAMTELRGVISSSRKSIDHLRQMKPTLEKKWVSQLHQQQAARNKRFEDKKRQRHEHFKPRDRQETRRKMWEKYDAYREPYEEECDMCRVLITYLQSSMNALTLSTPSSARLTPSTPAGTPSTPASDPDYDGSFYMKPKDDDGFIRVSKRERAKAKKEHRLAKRVKELPHTPDVLVKFTKLSISPPKNTDEIPGAVIKLQDALQHYHQLYVEAKKNNGKEKGKDNKNDESENVKCVRPTSLAVTPPQLLITTTSTTTPGASSSTSLLSEPIPTPLNKDRRSSNNNSSFPLQLEPVPAPHDKNKCLTTALSSIPIETDSVLGSLDQNRRLDDPCGSHMSLSSPCLQQANPLSNASVTSQPLSWAAVATKKLANPESTAVLCEMTSPVQTVSHQEVVCNGNPTSETLSEPQQFGFPNLSTCNQREETKLCNGILPLSSNNESFFSARMSYSSNLVEMNNNTARSYANVTAKINVAAVEY from the exons ATGTCTGCGAAGGCGAGTACTTCAGAAAGGGCTGCGGACGGGTCAG ATGATGTCTTGACCAACCTAACGCGAGCTCAATATAATGAACAACTGGATCAGCATCAGACACTGTTGCAAGCCAAAAATGCTGAACTG ACTCGGCTTACAGAGATGCTGAAAAGTGTGAGAGAACAGAAGGaaccttttacaaaaataaaagcaaccctTCAAGCAGAAATTATTGAAGCTAACAAAGCCATCAATGCAAAAACAGAGGAAGTCACTCTCATCAAGCAGAAG CTTCGCTATCACAGTGTAAAGCAAATCGATGAAAACATAGAGCGCTTGGATTACCAACTGCGAAACAACAATTTTAAGCCACGGGAAGAACAAAAGATTTTAGATGAGATATCTATGTTACAGAGGTCAACAAAGACTCTAAAAGAATATGAAGCCAAACAG gcaGAAAATAAGAAATACCGGGCTGAGAGATCAAGGCTAATTGAAGAGCGGAATAATAATTACTCAAAAATCAAAGCACTTCACGCACAAGAAGATGAGATTAAAAAAGCCATGACTGAATTGCGAGGAGTAATATCCAGCAGCAggaaaa GTATAGACCATTTACGTCAGATGAAACCAACATTAGAGAAGAAGTGGGTTTCCCAATTACATCAGCAGCAGGCAGCAAGGAATAAACGCTTTGAGGACAAAAAACGGCAAAGACATGAGCATTTCAAGCCAAGAGACAGGCAGGAGACCCGTCGGAAAATGTG ggAAAAGTATGATGCCTACAGAGAACCTTATGAAGAGGAATGTGACATGTGCAGAGTACTTATCACATACTTACAATCTTCAATGAATGCCCTTACTTTGTCAACACCATCCAGTGCAAGACTGACTCCCTCAACTCCAGCAGGAACACCAAGCACTCCTGCTTCTGATCCAGATTATGATGGGTCCTTCTACATGAAGCCTAAAGATGATGATGGTTTTATCAGggtcagtaaaagagagagagccaaagcCAAGAAGGAGCACAGACTAGCCAAACGTGTTAAAGAATTGCCTCACACCCCTGATGTTCTTGTAAAATTTACTAAGTTATCAATTTCACCACCcaaaaatacagatgaaatacCAGGTGCTGTAATAAAATTGCAAGATGCATTACAACACTACCACCAGCTTTATGTTGAAGCCAAGAAgaataatggtaaagaaaaaggcaaagataACAAAAACGACGAGAGTGAGAATGTCAAATGCGTGAGACCTACAAGTTTAGCTGTCACACCACCTCAACTCCTGATCACAACTACATCAACAACTACTCCTGGGGCTAGTTCATCCACATCCTTGCTTTCCGAACCAATACCTACACCTCTCAACAAAGACAGACGTTCATCAAATAACAACTCATCTTTTCCATTGCAGCTAGAACCTGTTCCGGCTCCTCATGACAAAAATAAGTGTTTAACTACTGCATTGTCATCCATTCCAATTGAGACAGATTCTGTTCTAGGCTCTCTTGACCAAAACAGAAGATTGGATGACCCATGTGGGTCACACATGTCCCTTAGTAGTCCATGCTTACAACAAGCTAACCCATTATCAAATGCCAGTGTTACATCACAACCCCTTTCCTGGGCTGCTGTAGCAACTAAAAAACTAGCAAACCCTGAATCTACTGCTGTCTTGTGTGAAATGACTTCACCTGTCCAGACAGTGTCACATCAGGAAGTAGTGTGCAATGGCAATCCAACTTCTGAGACACTCAGTGAACCACAACAATTTGGTTTCCCAAATTTATCGACATGTAATCAGAGAGAAGAAACAAAGTTGTGTAATGGAATATTGCCATTAAGCAGCAATAATGAATCTTTTTTCTCAGCACGTATGTCCTACTCTAGTAATCTGGTCGAGATGAACAACAATACGGCAAGGAGTTACGCCAATGTTACCGCTAAGATTAATGTAGCTGCAGTAGAGTATTAA